Proteins encoded by one window of Gouania willdenowi chromosome 4, fGouWil2.1, whole genome shotgun sequence:
- the mutyh gene encoding adenine DNA glycosylase: MTCTWKRHTEEKTPNTVVKKEELRDAASLYHMFPDVADVVQLRSQLLNWYQREKRELPWRTLAVTESDLNIRTYAVWVSEIMLQQTQVATVIDYYNRWLKRWPSVKDLASATLEEVNQMWAGLGYYSRGKRLHEGAQKVVSELRGQMPQSVDRLLKELPGVGRYTAAAVGSIALGEVTGTVDGNVVRVLCRLRAIGADCTSPAVTEALWSLANTLVDPERPGDFNQAMMELGARVCTPKAPVCNQCPIQTHCRSYHKVHVKQEQNSRKLLGTPYSKTSVLGDIEDCINSGTCSLCPSEPWDDELGVQNFPRKPTRKPPRMERTLTCVVSRSGGDGEDEVLLQRRPNKGLLAGLWEFPSLLLDEGTSERKQKMALSDEVSRILGTHLSDTLLQYVGEVVHVFSHIHQTYVVYSMCLKEADAHSHTGNTQWLSHRALQEAAVSTGQKKILKLFNSVDTRKEKCLKEKNKKKSPVCKKPRVGGAKSGGRQLCLTSFLTSVKDQSV; this comes from the exons atgacttgcaca TGGAAACGTCACACGGAGGAGAAAACACCGAATACCGTCGTTAAAAAGG AAGAACTCAGAGATGCAGCGTCTCTGTACCACATGTTTCCAGATGTGGCTGATGTTGTGCAGCTGCGCTCCCAGCTGCTGAACTGGTACCAGAGGGAGAAGAGGGAGCTTCCATGGAGGACACTG GCTGTGACGGAGTCGGACCTCAACATAAGAACCTATGCAG TTTGGGTTTCTGAAATCATGCTGCAACAAACCCAAGTTGCCACTGTAATAGATTACTACAACAGATGGCTGAAG AGGTGGCCCTCAGTGAAGGATCTTGCGTCCGCTACGCTGGAG GAGGTGAACcagatgtgggcggggctcggTTACTACTCCCGCGGTAAAAGACTGCACGAAGGAGCCCAGAAG GTTGTGTCTGAGCTGCGTGGGCAGATGCCTCAGTCAGTTGACCGTCTGCTTAAAGAGTTACCTGGAGTGGGACGCTACACTGCGGCTGCTGTGGGATCCATCGCACTGGGAGAG GTTACCGGCACCGTGGATGGGAACGTGGTCCGTGTGCTGTGCCGCCTGAGGGCCATAGGAGCCGACTGCACCAGCCCTGCAGTGACAGAAGCCCTTTG GAGTTTAGCTAACACACTTGTGGACCCAGAGAGACCAGGGGATTTTAACCAGGCCATGATGGAGCTGGGAGCGCGGGTGTGCACTCCTAAAGCACCAGTGTGTAACCAGTGTCCAATCCAGACCCACTGTCGCTCCTACCACAAG GTTCATGTCAAACAAGAGCAGAACTCCAGAAAGCTTCTGGGGACGCCGTACTCTAAGACGTCAGTCCTTGGTGACATAGAGGACTGCA TAAACAGCGGCACGTGCAGCCTCTGTCCGTCTGAGCCTTGGGACGATGAGTTAGGAGTTCAGAACTTCCCCAGGAAACCGACCAGGAAGCCGCCGCGAATGGAGCGAACGCTGACCTGTGTGGTGAGCAGGTCTGGAGGGGACGGAGAGGACGAGGTCCTGCTCCAACGTAGACCCAACAAAG GTTTGCTGGCAGGCTTGTGGGAGTTTCCCAGCCTTCTCCTGGATGAGGGAACCTCAGAGAGGAAACAAAAAATGGCGCTTAGTGATGAGGTCAGCAGAATACTGGGTACCCACCTCAGTGACACCCTACTGCAGTATGTGGGGGAG GTGGTTCATGTGTTTTCCCACATTCACCAGACCTATGTGGTCTACAGCATGTGTTTAAAGGAGGCTGATGCACATTCACACACTGGAAACACACAGTGGCTCAGCCATAGGGCTCTACAGGAAGCTGCTGTTTCAACGGGACAgaaaaag attttaaaactttttaattCAGTGGACACGAGAAAAGAAAAATGCTTAAAG gagaagaacaagaagaaatcACCAGTTTGTAAAAAGCCCAGAGTGGGAGGAGCAAAGAGTGGCGGTAGACAGCTCTGTCTCACTTCTTTCCTCACCAGCGTCAAAGACCAGAGTGTATGA
- the armh1 gene encoding LOW QUALITY PROTEIN: armadillo-like helical domain containing protein 1 (The sequence of the model RefSeq protein was modified relative to this genomic sequence to represent the inferred CDS: inserted 1 base in 1 codon; deleted 2 bases in 2 codons; substituted 2 bases at 2 genomic stop codons) encodes MSAQENQGTSAKFLTFLQEWDRGMEGSAAAVXXTFVGRHRGKTSYELEQEFSLVSSLFXARLTTWMRLHIHDWDLLGLQLEAIGIFLCAQDQYLIEFLEDEGVLTLLDIVQRSQSKEADKAESLHLLLTITNAGTKYKEIICENHGNFKTFVMTFSCKHRYLLIEKACALLESLYHGNPKYQEQVYRRLIGVVDRTSPIAQQCVLHTLVTVQVKPNDTILWTVPQCIVKPLLNVLKTQHPEVQDEAIKLILELLRCGDVKVKLLNGLVALLTPEKEAFRRQDTTDVGTRPVFVQQAAAAKAIRLLAEEDQVVSKECVSLGVIQNLLHVMGNREHADAQIQASVALERFVHSFPCIEEQVQRVMGSALFAAFMKQPDTLYMTMDDTQAEVLLFNKIHVTLS; translated from the exons ATGTCTGCGCAGGAGAACCAGGGAACCTCAGCAAAGTTCCTGACTTTTCTCCAGGAATGGGACCGCGGGATGGAAGGGTCCGCAGCCGCAGTTTGATAAACCTTTGTGGGCCGA CACAGAGGGAAGACGAGCTATGAACTGGAGCAGGAGTTCTCACTGGTTTCCAGTTTGT TGGCTCGACTCACCACATGGATGAGACTCCAC ATACATGACTGGGACCTACTGGGACTTCAGCTGGAAGCCATTGGGATTTTCCTCTGTGCACA GGACCAGTACTTGATTGAGTTTTTGGAGGATGAAGGTGTTCTCACTCTCTTGGACATCGTGCAGCGTTCTCAGAGCAAAGAAGCTGACAAAGCAGAATCCCTCCATCTTTTATTAACCATCACTAAC GCAGGTACCAAGTATAAAGAGATCATTTGTGAAAATCATGGTAATTTCAAGACTTTTGTAATGACTTTTTCCTG CAAACACAGATATTTACTCATTGAAAAAGCTTGTGCTCTCTTGGAGTCACTTTACCACGGAAATCCCAAATATCAAGAGCAAGTGTACAGACGCCTGATAGGCGTTGTGGATCGTACCTCTCCCATAGCCCAACAGTGTGTCCTGCACACCTTAGTCACAGTACAGGTAAAGCCAAATGATAC CATTCTTTGGACAGTCCCTCAGTGTATTGTGAAGCCTCTGCTTAATGTACTAAAGACACAGCACCCAGAGGTCCAGGATGAAG CTATTAAACTCATCTTGGAGCTGCTGAGGTGTGGTGATGTGAAGGTGAAGCTGCTCAATGGGTTAGTGGCTCTGCTGACGCCTGAAAAAGAAGCTTTCAGGCGACAGGACACCACAGATG TTGGAACTCGTCCTGTGTTTGTGCAACAAGCAGCTGCAGCTAAAGCTATACG GCTGCTGGCTGAAGAAGATCAGGTCGTTTCCAAAGAGTGTGTTTCACTAGGTGTGATCCAGAACCTTCTACATGTTATGGGCAACAGAGAACACGCGGATGCACAGATACAAGCCAGCGTAGCATTGGAG CGCTTTGTCCACTCATTCCCATGCATTGAGGAACAAGTGCAGAGAGTCATGGGCAGTGCACTGTTTGCAGCTTTCatg AAGCAGCCTGACACTTTGTACATGACTATGGACGACACACAAGCAGAAGTTCTCCTGTTCAACAAGATTCACGTAACACTGAGTTAA
- the mpnd gene encoding MPN domain-containing protein: MEPGWDSKAHSVALTGMETPSSPQVVEDGAEEDEEELSGGEEADLRSSSGRGSLLTRRGITLRVLLKDGLVEPGDGVLAIHYLGKNFVGDLLTDGKIRWVETGQIFNSPSAWATHCKRLVNPAKKSGCGWASVRYRGQKLVQYKTTWLHKYQPSADMSLVSEEDEDEEEEEGKTAIQADEKNKNTKPGLNDVMVSRRADRERVPVRYCTLGVRDTTRDPHTLVELSAFSAINRFQPFNVAVSSNVLLLMDFHCHLTTSEVVGYLGGRWDTNTQLLTVLRAFPCRTRLADREAASAVEEEICQNLFMRGLSLVGWYHSHPRGPALPSLQDIDSQMDHQLRLQGSNNGFQPCLGVICGPYYHGNQGVASTITPFWVVPPPEQRPNDYGIPVAVEVTYVQDNFLTSDVLNEMMLLVDYYKSAPDLVQFNQYWCPETTIMDKIKGSLSCHAPKDQAYSQILEHVYSQLNSMH, translated from the exons ATGGAGCCGGGGTGGGATTCCAAGGCGCACAGCGTGGCTCTCACAGGAATGG AGACACCCAGCTCTCCACAGGTGGTGGAGGATGGAgctgaggaggatgaggaggagctGAGTGGAGGAGAAGAGGCAGATCTGAGGTCCAGCTCAGGTCGAGGGTCTCTGCTGACCCGTAGAGGGATCACCCTGAGGGTCCTGCTCAAGGACGGGTTGGTGGAGCCGGGGGACGGCGTGTTAGCCATCCATTACTTG GGTAAGAACTTTGTGGGCGACTTGTTGACTGATGGGAAAATAAGATGGGTGGAGACAGGCCAGATCTTCAACTCACCCAGTGCTTGGGCGACGCACTGCAAACGTCTGGTCAACCCTGCCAAGAAGTCTGGCTGCGGCTGGGCGTCTGTGCGTTACAGGGGACAGAAGCTGGTCCAGTACAAAACCACATGGCTGCACAAGTATCAGCCCAGTGCGGATATG AGCCTGGTGagtgaggaggatgaggatgaagaggaggaggaggggaagaCTGCTATCCAGGCAGATGAGAAGAATAAGAACACCAAACCTGGATTAAATG ACGTGATGGTTTCGCGTCGGGCTGACAGGGAGAGGGTTCCTGTCAGATACTGTACATTGGGCGTCAGAGATACTACCAG AGATCCTCACACCTTAGTGGAGCTGTCAGCTTTCTCAGCCATCAACAGATTCCAGCCTTTCAACGTAGCCGTGTCCAGTAATGTCCTTCTGCTGATG GACTTTCACTGTCACCTGACCACCAGCGAGGTGGTGGGATACCTCGGAGGACGATGGGATACCAATACTCAAT tgctGACAGTGTTGAGGGCTTTCCCTTGTCGGACCAGGCTGGCAGACAGAGAAGCAGCTTCTGCTGTGGAAGAGGAG atTTGTCAGAACCTGTTCATGCGCGGCCTGTCATTGGTCGGATGGTACCACAGCCACCCTCGGGGTCCGGCCCTGCCGTCGCTGCAGGACATTGACTCTCAGATGGACCATCAGCTGAGGCTGCAGGGCTCCAACAACGGCTTCCAGCCCTGCCTGGGTGTCATCTGTG GTCCGTATTATCATGGAAACCAAGGCGTTGCTTCCACTATAACTCCATTCTGGGTCGTACCACCACCTGAG CAACGGCCAAACGACTACGGGATCCCAGTGGCTGTGGAGGTCACATACGTTCAGGATAACTTCCTCACCAGTGACGTTCTCAACGAGATG ATGCTGCTGGTTGACTACTATAAATCTGCTCCAGATCTGGTCCAGTTCAACCAGTACTGGTGTCCTGAAACCACCATTATGGACAAGATAAAG GGATCGCTGAGCTGCCACGCGCCCAAAGACCAGGCCTACTCTCAGATCTTAGAGCACGTCTACAGCCAGCTCAACAGCATGCACTGA